The Lasioglossum baleicum chromosome 12, iyLasBale1, whole genome shotgun sequence genome segment caataaaaatatcaaaataactAAGGTTATGTCGTTAGCCCCAATACGGAAGCGTGTCAAGTGAATTATACACGAAATAATTTTATAGTGACATAATAAAAACAACATGTTACCAAGTCTCATCCGAGTGACTAAAGCGAATCGAAAACCACTATTCTCGATTACTTCCAGACTGTCGTCATTGCGAAACAACCTAAAATTTTCCACAGCCGGGTCGACGAAAATGAGTCGACCGAAAGTTTTAGTTACTCGCCCAGATATTCCAGCTGCTGGATTAAATTTATTGCGAGAACAGTAAGTAGCtatcgaacatttaaaaaaataatgaatgtACAAGTAAGTAAATATACCTAAACGTCTATTTTTTATCCTCTGAAACAGCATGCTTTCAAATCTGACACATATGGTACTGAACATTTGCATATGGTACAATGACAAACAAAtacattatttgtttatttacatGTAATAATATCAAATAACTTCCGGCAGATGTGACGTTATCTCATGGGAGAAACCAGAACCAATACCAAGATCCACATTGCTGtcaaaaatacaaaatgttGACGGAGTTTATTGCCTACTGACAGACAAAATAGATGACGAAGTCCTAAATGCTGCTGGACCACAATTGAAAGTAGTTGGCACTATGTCTGTCGGAGTGGATCACTTGGATTTAAATGCTTTGAAAAGTAGGAACATCAAAGTCGGTTATACACCCGGAATCTTAACGGATGCGACGGCTGAATTAACTGTGGCGTTGTTATTAGCTACGTCTAGGCGATTAGTGGAATCGAACAGAGCTATTTACAAGTACGTGTTAAAATATACAAGGTGTACCACCATGGTACATTATACGAATGTTAATCTATTAGGTCAGTTAAACAATTCAAATATCGTTTACAGGGGAAAATGGAAAGCGTGGTCACCCACTTGGATGTGCGGTCCTGGATTGTCTGGATCCACGATTGGAATAGTAGGATTAGGTCGCATAGGTGTTCGAGTGGCTAACATTCTCAAAGCCTTTAATACCGCTGAAATCTTGTATACAAGTAGAACTACCAAACCAGAAGCATCTGAATTCGGAGGGGAAAAAGTAGAACTCCGTGAACTACTTCGAAGAAGTGATTTCGTAATAGTTACAACAGCGTTAACACAAGAAACAAGACAAATGTTTAATCGGAGCGCATTCGATCAAATGAAAAGATCTGCCATATTCGTTAACGTTAGTAGGGGAGAAGTTGTCGATCAATTTGCTTTGATAGAAGCTTTGAAAGAAGGAAGGATTAGAGCAGCTGGGTTAGATGTCATGACTCCGGAACCCATTCCATTAGACagtgaattattaaaattagaCAATTGCGGTAATAACAATGCCTgcatatttttaaccctttgcactcgaatggtgattcTTTATAAATTGCTAACAGTGAAAATGTCTTGGACCCAAAGAAACGTTTTGATTTTGGAATTAAGATTGCTTTGGGTGCAACGGGTTAAAATTCATGATTAATCACACAAATTTGAATGAACCTCCGTTACAGTGATACTACCTCATATTGGCAGTGCTGCTATGGAAACACGGGAGGAAATGTCAAGAATTACTGCCAGAAATATTCTAGCAGTTTTGAACGGAACACCGGACCAAATGCCTGCACCTCTACAAATATAAGTATAAATACTACAAAACACGATTAATGTATTACAACAGTTTGTATGAACCCAGTACATTCGCTAATGTTttgtatttatatgtacatacttatCAATCAATTTCTATACCTTTGAACATTTATACAACATTTGTGGAATTCGTTGAATTTCACAATATTATCGATCACCACTGTGTGTAATCATTTCGTTTCTGAATTATACAATTCTCTTACTGCTTTTATCAATGCCAAACTCTGTTCATACGTAGTAAAATGCAATGCCGTAGTTGCCGCAGCTTTTATCTGACTCGGCACTAAGCCTTTAAATAATCCTCTTACACCTTCTACTTTTACCGTCAGTCTTAAACAATCCAGCAATCCTGTGCAGGAGAAAAAACTTCCGAAACCTTTTCTACCGTGCTGAAATCCTTGTATTTGTAATCTTTTTCTGCTCAGATCTAGCGGATATACCATAGTTTTAGATAGCAGGCCCGCTGCACTGCCGGATATCATAGAATTATAGAAACTTATATTAGCCTCGCTGCTATACTTTTTATACAGATCACTGAAAAGCCCATAAAATGCAAATTGCAAACCAGAGTGCGGTACAATTTGCAGTAAAGTCGGCAATAATCCATTAAAAAACGCCCGTGGAGATTCGTGTCGAACGATGCaactgaaaataaatatttttcagacAGCATAATTATCTGTTCTTCTCGTCAAAAACTCACCCGCAACAATGTAGTACTCCCTTATATATCGGATCTTTATTCGATTGCGCTACTAATCTAGTTCTCATAGTATCGAAAGGAAACGATACAATCGTAGCTACGCAACCCGCGCCTGCTCCTGCTACAAATTTTGTTGTAAATTTCCATTCTTCCAGTTGCGGTAGGTTTTTGAAAGCTTTCAGAAATATATTAAAGGagtaaaactgaaaaatatggATCATCGTCGCGTATACTGATAGAAGAATATTTCTGTAATTCTTATCTTTTACCTGACCCGTCCCGTATACGACCGAAAGAATTTGAGCAGGAACGTGTCCCTTCCATAATGCGAGAACTCCTTCCTCTTTTATTATCAAAGAAAATGTTTGTGCTATGGAATGATATTTGCTAACATGATGGTTCTTAATGGGCTCAACTTGTAACTACAATATTAAGTATCTCTTTTAACAATgttatatatatgcaatatcataagtagacagtggattttatgcatttatgacgaaaatgaataggtgcaatttatAATGGTAAAAACAGGGTTTTCCAAAAGAATTTAAAATACTTTTGTACTATTTTCagcttattaaacatattaatacATTGCTGACTGGTTACCAGTGTACTTGTGTTTTCATGTTCGAACGTTGTTCCCACAAAGCATTTTAGGTATTCTTAGTTATCTTAGTATCTTAGTTCAagctaaaattgttaaaatacaaGGTTTAGGTCTTGCATTCACAGGAAGCATTCACTCGTTTTGACTCCAAATCACCGATCAGCAAAGtgtgaagaaagaaaataaatttctattttgctccAGTTTTCTGATTccagaacatttttgttttgcataaagatctgctgtctaatcATAACTGTTCGATGTTTGCAGAAACTTTACCTGAAACCTAATTTTTACAACGTCTAAAGGCTGACAACTGAATCTTGTTAAAAAGCCACTACTAGCTCCCGCTATAGCATGATCTGTATTATGATCGTTTGCTTTCAATGAAACACtcataatttttcttttacttcATTCAGCTACGAACAATCCAAAAATGTCAACTCAATTTATGAAAATGGTTTCATTTACACAGTGAAAAGAACGACGAAACAGCCGGAGAGTTGTAAACCATTATTTGTTATGAAACTTAGCGCAGAGGACAATTTGAAAGAC includes the following:
- the LOC143214347 gene encoding glyoxylate reductase/hydroxypyruvate reductase-like, which codes for MLPSLIRVTKANRKPLFSITSRLSSLRNNLKFSTAGSTKMSRPKVLVTRPDIPAAGLNLLREQCDVISWEKPEPIPRSTLLSKIQNVDGVYCLLTDKIDDEVLNAAGPQLKVVGTMSVGVDHLDLNALKSRNIKVGYTPGILTDATAELTVALLLATSRRLVESNRAIYKGKWKAWSPTWMCGPGLSGSTIGIVGLGRIGVRVANILKAFNTAEILYTSRTTKPEASEFGGEKVELRELLRRSDFVIVTTALTQETRQMFNRSAFDQMKRSAIFVNVSRGEVVDQFALIEALKEGRIRAAGLDVMTPEPIPLDSELLKLDNCVILPHIGSAAMETREEMSRITARNILAVLNGTPDQMPAPLQI
- the LOC143214348 gene encoding mitochondrial thiamine pyrophosphate carrier isoform X2, producing MSVSLKANDHNTDHAIAGASSGFLTRFSCQPLDVVKIRFQLQVEPIKNHHVSKYHSIAQTFSLIIKEEGVLALWKGHVPAQILSVVYGTGQFYSFNIFLKAFKNLPQLEEWKFTTKFVAGAGAGCVATIVSFPFDTMRTRLVAQSNKDPIYKGVLHCCGCIVRHESPRAFFNGLLPTLLQIVPHSGLQFAFYGLFSDLYKKYSSEANISFYNSMISGSAAGLLSKTMVYPLDLSRKRLQIQGFQHGRKGFGSFFSCTGLLDCLRLTVKVEGVRGLFKGLVPSQIKAAATTALHFTTYEQSLALIKAVRELYNSETK
- the LOC143214348 gene encoding mitochondrial thiamine pyrophosphate carrier isoform X1, whose protein sequence is MSVSLKANDHNTDHAIAGASSGFLTRFSCQPLDVVKIRFQLQVEPIKNHHVSKYHSIAQTFSLIIKEEGVLALWKGHVPAQILSVVYGTGQVKDKNYRNILLSVYATMIHIFQFYSFNIFLKAFKNLPQLEEWKFTTKFVAGAGAGCVATIVSFPFDTMRTRLVAQSNKDPIYKGVLHCCGCIVRHESPRAFFNGLLPTLLQIVPHSGLQFAFYGLFSDLYKKYSSEANISFYNSMISGSAAGLLSKTMVYPLDLSRKRLQIQGFQHGRKGFGSFFSCTGLLDCLRLTVKVEGVRGLFKGLVPSQIKAAATTALHFTTYEQSLALIKAVRELYNSETK